In Pseudomonas sp. R76, one genomic interval encodes:
- a CDS encoding HIT family protein translates to MDCIFCSIVRKTSPAHILWEDEHHMAFLSIFPNTPGFSVVIPKQHYGSYAFAQSDKVLADLVVATKKTALLIDRAFADVARTGMMLEGYGVDHLHAKLFPMHGTGQDSAFKPISSKVDKFFEAYEGYISSHDCVRADDGELAQLAAHIRSFA, encoded by the coding sequence ATGGATTGTATTTTTTGCAGCATTGTCCGAAAGACCTCTCCAGCCCACATTCTGTGGGAGGACGAACACCATATGGCGTTCCTGTCGATCTTCCCCAACACGCCGGGTTTCAGTGTGGTGATCCCCAAGCAGCATTACGGCAGCTATGCATTTGCGCAGTCGGATAAGGTGCTGGCTGACCTTGTTGTCGCCACCAAGAAAACCGCGTTGCTGATCGACCGGGCGTTTGCGGATGTGGCGCGCACGGGGATGATGCTGGAAGGGTACGGCGTGGATCACCTGCACGCGAAGCTGTTTCCCATGCATGGCACGGGGCAGGACAGTGCGTTCAAGCCTATCAGCTCCAAAGTGGATAAGTTCTTTGAGGCGTATGAGGGCTACATCTCGTCCCACGACTGTGTGCGGGCGGATGATGGGGAATTGGCGCAGTTGGCGGCACACATCCGCTCTTTTGCCTGA
- a CDS encoding monovalent cation/H+ antiporter subunit D: MTWMNQLIVAPILLPLLTAALMLMLGEKRRPLKAKINLFSSAIGLGIAILLLYLTQQGGPGSIGVYLPGNWQVPFGIVLVVDPLSAMMLVLTGIIGVSALLFAMARWDRAGTSFHALFQIQMMGLYGAFLTADLFNLFVFFEVLLAASYGLMLHGSGRARVSSGLHYIAINLLASSLFLIGAAMIYGVTGTLNFADLALKIPLVPEADRGLLHAGAAILATAFLAKAGMWPLNFWLAPAYSSASAPVAAMFAIMTKVGVYTVLRLWTLLFSGQAGASALFGGDWLVYGGMATIICAALAMVAAQRLERMASLSILVSAGILLSAVGFAQPSLTAGALFYLVSSTLALSALFLLAELIERSRSANDLPLDEEIDALPKAMESLHPRPGVNLDDEQKAVVGQVIPWTMAFLGLSFVACALLIIGMPPLSGFIGKLSLLSALVNPMGLGNAVDEPIRPAAWGLVALLILSGLASLIAFARLGIQRFWTPEERPSPLLRRYECVPIFFLLGLSILLTFKAEPLMRYTQATAESLNNPEHYVMAVMATRPIPSPEAKAAALEVQP, translated from the coding sequence ATGACGTGGATGAATCAACTGATCGTCGCGCCGATCCTGCTGCCGTTGCTGACCGCCGCGCTGATGCTGATGCTCGGCGAAAAACGCCGCCCGCTGAAGGCTAAAATCAATCTGTTCTCCAGCGCCATCGGCCTGGGCATCGCCATCCTGCTGCTGTACTTGACCCAGCAAGGCGGCCCCGGCTCGATCGGCGTCTACCTGCCGGGCAACTGGCAGGTGCCGTTCGGTATTGTGCTGGTGGTGGACCCGCTGTCGGCGATGATGCTGGTGCTGACCGGGATCATCGGCGTGAGTGCGCTGCTGTTCGCCATGGCCCGCTGGGACCGCGCAGGCACCAGTTTCCACGCGCTGTTCCAGATCCAGATGATGGGCCTGTACGGCGCCTTCCTCACGGCCGACTTGTTCAACCTGTTTGTGTTCTTCGAAGTGCTGCTGGCGGCGTCCTACGGTTTGATGCTGCATGGCTCGGGCCGCGCGCGGGTGTCGTCGGGGCTGCACTACATCGCGATCAACCTGCTGGCCTCGTCGCTGTTCCTGATCGGCGCGGCGATGATCTACGGCGTCACCGGCACGCTGAACTTTGCCGACCTGGCGCTGAAAATCCCGCTGGTGCCGGAGGCTGATCGTGGCCTGTTGCACGCCGGTGCGGCGATCCTGGCGACCGCCTTCCTGGCCAAAGCCGGCATGTGGCCGCTGAACTTCTGGCTGGCGCCCGCCTATTCCTCGGCCAGCGCGCCGGTGGCGGCGATGTTTGCGATCATGACCAAGGTTGGCGTGTACACCGTGCTACGCCTGTGGACGCTGCTGTTCTCCGGCCAGGCCGGTGCCTCGGCGCTGTTCGGCGGCGACTGGCTGGTGTACGGCGGCATGGCGACGATCATTTGCGCGGCACTGGCGATGGTGGCGGCGCAGCGCCTGGAGCGTATGGCGAGCTTGAGCATTCTGGTGTCCGCCGGGATCCTGCTGTCGGCCGTGGGTTTTGCCCAGCCAAGCCTGACCGCCGGTGCGTTGTTCTATCTGGTCAGCTCGACGCTGGCATTGAGCGCGCTGTTCCTGCTGGCTGAACTGATCGAACGTTCGCGCTCCGCCAATGATCTTCCCTTGGATGAGGAAATCGACGCACTGCCCAAGGCCATGGAATCGCTGCATCCGCGCCCTGGTGTGAACCTCGACGACGAACAGAAAGCCGTGGTTGGCCAGGTTATTCCCTGGACCATGGCCTTCCTGGGCTTGAGTTTTGTCGCCTGTGCGCTGCTGATTATCGGCATGCCGCCGCTGTCCGGCTTTATCGGCAAGCTCAGCCTGTTGAGCGCATTGGTTAACCCAATGGGCCTGGGCAACGCCGTGGATGAGCCGATCCGCCCGGCCGCCTGGGGCTTGGTGGCGCTGCTGATTCTGTCGGGGCTGGCCTCGCTGATCGCCTTCGCCCGCCTGGGCATCCAGCGCTTCTGGACCCCGGAAGAGCGCCCCTCGCCGCTGCTGCGCCGCTACGAGTGCGTGCCGATCTTCTTCCTGCTCGGCCTGAGTATCCTCCTCACGTTCAAGGCCGAGCCGTTGATGCGCTACACCCAGGCCACCGCCGAAAGCCTGAACAACCCGGAACATTATGTGATGGCGGTGATGGCGACGCGCCCGATCCCCAGCCCTGAAGCCAAGGCCGCCGCCCTGGAGGTGCAGCCATGA
- a CDS encoding glutamine--tRNA ligase/YqeY domain fusion protein, with translation MSKPTVDPTSNSKAGPAVPVNFLRPIIQADLDSGKHTQIVTRFPPEPNGYLHIGHAKSICVNFGLAQEFGGVTHLRFDDTNPAKEDQEYIDAIESDIKWLGFEWSGEVRYASKYFDQLFDWAVELIKAGKAYVDDLTPEQAKEYRGSLTEPGKNSPFRDRSVEENLDWFNRMRAGEFPDGARVLRAKIDMASPNMNLRDPIMYRIRHAHHHQTGDKWCIYPNYDFTHGQSDAIEGITHSICTLEFESHRPLYEWFLDSLPVPAHPRQYEFSRLNLNYTITSKRKLKQLVDEKHVHGWDDPRMSTLSGFRRRGYTPASIRNFCEMVGTNRSDGVVDYGMLEFSIRQDLDANAPRAMCVLRPLKVVITNYPEDKVDNLELPRHPQKEELGVRKLPFAREIYIDRDDFMEEPPKGYKRLEPNGEVRLRGSYVIRADEAIKDADGNIVELRCSYDPETLGKNPEGRKVKGVIHWVPAAASIECEVRLYDRLFRSPNPEKAEDSASFLDNINPDSLQVLTGCRAEPSLGDAQPEDRFQFEREGYFCADIKDSKPGHPVFNRTVTLRDSWGQ, from the coding sequence ATGAGCAAGCCCACTGTCGACCCTACCTCGAATTCCAAGGCCGGACCTGCCGTCCCGGTCAATTTCCTGCGCCCGATCATCCAGGCGGACCTGGATTCGGGCAAGCACACGCAGATCGTCACCCGCTTCCCGCCAGAGCCCAACGGCTACCTGCACATCGGTCACGCCAAGTCGATCTGTGTGAACTTCGGCCTGGCCCAGGAGTTCGGTGGCGTCACGCACCTGCGTTTCGACGACACCAACCCGGCCAAGGAAGACCAGGAATACATCGACGCCATCGAAAGCGACATCAAGTGGCTGGGCTTCGAGTGGTCCGGTGAAGTGCGCTATGCGTCCAAGTATTTCGACCAGCTGTTCGACTGGGCCGTCGAGTTGATCAAGGCCGGCAAGGCCTACGTCGACGACCTGACCCCGGAGCAAGCCAAGGAATACCGTGGCAGCCTGACCGAGCCGGGCAAGAACAGCCCGTTCCGCGACCGTTCGGTCGAAGAGAACCTGGACTGGTTCAACCGCATGCGCGCCGGTGAGTTCCCGGACGGCGCCCGCGTACTGCGCGCCAAGATCGACATGGCCTCGCCGAACATGAACCTGCGCGACCCGATCATGTACCGCATCCGCCATGCCCACCACCACCAGACCGGTGACAAGTGGTGCATCTACCCCAACTACGACTTCACCCACGGTCAGTCGGACGCCATCGAAGGCATCACGCACTCCATCTGCACCCTGGAGTTCGAAAGCCATCGCCCGCTGTACGAATGGTTCCTCGACAGCCTGCCAGTGCCGGCGCACCCGCGTCAGTACGAGTTCAGCCGCCTGAACCTGAACTACACCATCACCAGCAAGCGCAAGCTCAAGCAGCTTGTTGACGAGAAACATGTGCACGGCTGGGATGACCCGCGCATGTCGACGCTGTCGGGCTTCCGCCGTCGCGGCTACACCCCGGCGTCGATCCGTAACTTCTGCGAGATGGTCGGCACCAACCGTTCCGACGGCGTGGTCGACTACGGCATGCTCGAGTTCAGCATCCGCCAGGACCTCGACGCCAACGCCCCGCGCGCCATGTGCGTGCTGCGCCCGTTGAAAGTCGTGATCACCAACTACCCGGAAGACAAGGTCGACAACCTCGAACTGCCGCGTCACCCGCAGAAAGAAGAGCTGGGCGTGCGCAAGCTGCCGTTCGCGCGGGAAATCTACATCGACCGTGATGACTTCATGGAAGAGCCGCCGAAGGGCTACAAGCGCCTGGAGCCGAACGGCGAAGTGCGCCTGCGCGGCAGCTACGTGATCCGTGCCGACGAAGCGATCAAGGACGCCGATGGCAACATCGTCGAACTGCGTTGCTCCTACGACCCGGAAACCCTGGGCAAGAACCCTGAAGGCCGTAAGGTCAAGGGCGTGATTCACTGGGTACCGGCCGCTGCCAGCATCGAGTGCGAAGTGCGCCTGTACGATCGTCTGTTCCGTTCGCCGAACCCTGAGAAGGCTGAAGACAGCGCCAGCTTCCTGGACAACATCAACCCTGACTCGCTGCAAGTTCTCACCGGTTGTCGTGCCGAGCCATCGCTTGGCGACGCACAGCCGGAAGACCGTTTCCAGTTCGAGCGCGAAGGTTACTTCTGCGCGGATATCAAGGACTCGAAACCTGGTCATCCGGTATTCAACCGTACCGTGACCTTGCGTGATTCGTGGGGCCAGTGA
- a CDS encoding peptidase E, whose amino-acid sequence MDTNIIVIGGESDAEMTRMTLIDKHIVASSGKARPNVLYISTANGDDRTKISNFITKYQSAGCTVTTLTFFIAPFPGTDRVSSLIEQADIIYVAGGNTRAMLATWREFGVTGLLKAAGKNGKVLCGVSAGAICWFDYGHSDSGGAFALVAGLGLLSGALCPHFRSEAGREASFVELVRLQGIQPAYAVDDGVALHFKNDQYHRLIRSEAQNYAYEVSASPPYLMQM is encoded by the coding sequence ATGGATACAAACATCATTGTTATCGGCGGAGAGTCCGACGCTGAGATGACACGCATGACGCTTATCGACAAACACATCGTCGCGTCATCAGGCAAAGCACGTCCGAATGTTCTTTATATCTCCACTGCCAATGGCGATGACCGAACTAAAATTTCCAACTTCATCACCAAGTATCAAAGCGCAGGCTGCACCGTCACCACGCTGACGTTTTTTATTGCGCCCTTCCCCGGCACTGACCGGGTTTCATCGCTGATTGAACAGGCCGACATCATTTATGTGGCAGGCGGAAATACGCGAGCCATGCTGGCTACGTGGCGCGAGTTTGGTGTGACCGGGCTTCTGAAAGCGGCAGGGAAAAACGGCAAAGTGCTCTGTGGTGTCAGTGCCGGGGCCATTTGCTGGTTTGATTATGGGCACTCTGATTCAGGGGGAGCGTTTGCCCTGGTCGCAGGCCTCGGCTTGCTTTCCGGCGCCCTGTGTCCGCATTTCCGCTCAGAGGCAGGAAGGGAAGCATCGTTTGTCGAGCTGGTGCGTCTTCAGGGTATACAACCCGCCTACGCGGTAGATGATGGCGTTGCTCTGCATTTCAAAAATGACCAATACCACAGGCTGATCCGCAGCGAAGCGCAGAATTACGCTTATGAGGTCAGTGCCTCACCGCCGTATCTGATGCAAATGTGA
- the lpxH gene encoding UDP-2,3-diacylglucosamine diphosphatase: MILLISDLHLEEERPDITRAFLDLLHGRARGAQALYILGDFFEAWIGDDGMTPFQRSICTALRELSDSGTPIFIMHGNRDFLIGKAFCKAAGATLLKDPSVVQFYGEPVLLMHGDSLCTRDVGYMKLRRVLRNPIVLFVLRHLPLRTRHKLARKLRSESTAQVRMKANDIVDVTPEEVPRVMQQFGVRTLVHGHTHRPAIHKLQIGDQAAKRIVLGDWDKQGWALQVDEQGFALAAFDFVNPQLALPGA; encoded by the coding sequence GTGATATTACTGATTTCAGATTTGCATCTGGAAGAGGAGCGCCCGGATATCACCCGGGCGTTTCTGGATTTGCTCCACGGCCGCGCCCGTGGCGCCCAGGCGTTGTACATTCTGGGGGACTTCTTTGAAGCCTGGATAGGCGACGATGGGATGACACCGTTCCAGCGCTCGATTTGTACAGCATTGCGCGAGCTGAGCGACAGCGGCACCCCGATTTTCATCATGCACGGCAACCGCGATTTCCTGATCGGCAAGGCGTTCTGCAAAGCGGCAGGCGCCACCTTGCTCAAGGACCCGAGTGTCGTGCAGTTTTATGGCGAGCCCGTGCTATTGATGCACGGCGACAGCCTGTGCACCCGCGACGTCGGCTATATGAAGCTGCGGCGCGTCCTGCGCAACCCGATTGTGTTGTTTGTCCTGCGGCACCTGCCCTTGCGCACCCGGCACAAATTGGCACGCAAGCTGCGCAGCGAGAGCACTGCCCAAGTGCGCATGAAAGCCAACGACATTGTCGATGTGACGCCCGAGGAAGTGCCGCGGGTGATGCAGCAGTTTGGCGTGCGCACGTTAGTCCACGGCCATACGCACCGCCCCGCCATTCATAAGCTGCAGATTGGCGACCAGGCGGCCAAGCGCATTGTGCTGGGGGATTGGGACAAGCAGGGTTGGGCGTTGCAGGTGGATGAGCAAGGGTTTGCGCTGGCGGCGTTTGACTTCGTCAATCCGCAGCTGGCGTTGCCTGGCGCTTGA
- a CDS encoding dihydrofolate reductase family protein, with protein MDIKCSVFIAASVDGFIARPDGDIEWLHRPEYEAAQLSGVTYEGFMATVDALVMGRKTLEKVLSFPEWPYEGMPVIALSRHSVELPAHVQGKVEVMSADAVTLVKQLAERGMKHLYIDGGQTIQAFLEAGLIDELIITRIPLLLGQGIPLFSQVGHERELRHVGTYASQNGFVQSRYQVA; from the coding sequence ATGGACATCAAATGTTCTGTCTTTATCGCCGCAAGCGTCGACGGCTTCATAGCGCGGCCAGACGGTGACATCGAGTGGCTGCACCGGCCGGAGTACGAAGCTGCGCAGTTGAGCGGTGTGACCTACGAAGGCTTTATGGCCACGGTCGATGCGCTGGTGATGGGCCGCAAAACCCTGGAAAAAGTCTTGTCCTTTCCGGAATGGCCCTATGAGGGTATGCCTGTTATCGCCCTCTCGCGCCATTCGGTGGAGCTGCCTGCCCATGTGCAGGGCAAGGTTGAGGTGATGTCGGCGGATGCAGTCACCCTCGTGAAACAGTTAGCCGAGCGCGGTATGAAACACCTGTATATCGATGGTGGCCAAACGATTCAGGCGTTTCTTGAAGCAGGCCTTATCGATGAGTTGATCATCACCCGTATTCCTCTGCTGTTGGGACAAGGGATTCCTTTGTTCAGCCAGGTTGGCCATGAGCGTGAACTGCGCCATGTCGGCACGTACGCGTCGCAGAATGGGTTTGTTCAGAGTCGATATCAGGTGGCTTAA
- a CDS encoding Na+/H+ antiporter subunit E codes for MKRLFPAPWLSLALWLLWLVLNLSVSPGNLLLGALLGLLAPLLMAPLRPLPIRIRRPGVIIRLFLLVGRDVIISNLHVAWGVLTCGSRPPRSRFIKVPLDLRDANGLAVLSMITSVTPGTVWSELALDRSVLLIHVFDLDDEAQFIQHFKHAYERPLMEIFE; via the coding sequence ATGAAGCGTCTGTTCCCTGCTCCGTGGTTGTCGCTGGCGTTGTGGCTGTTGTGGCTGGTGTTGAACCTGTCGGTCAGCCCCGGCAACCTGCTGCTGGGCGCGCTGCTGGGGCTGCTCGCCCCGTTGCTGATGGCGCCGTTGCGCCCGTTGCCTATCCGCATCCGCCGCCCCGGCGTGATCATCCGCCTGTTCTTGCTGGTGGGCCGTGACGTGATCATCTCCAACCTGCACGTGGCCTGGGGCGTGCTGACCTGCGGTTCGCGGCCACCGCGATCGCGCTTTATCAAAGTCCCGCTGGACCTGCGCGACGCCAACGGCCTGGCCGTGCTGTCGATGATCACCAGCGTCACCCCCGGCACCGTCTGGTCGGAACTGGCGCTGGACCGCAGTGTTTTGCTGATCCACGTCTTCGACCTGGATGACGAAGCGCAGTTTATCCAGCACTTCAAACACGCCTATGAACGGCCCCTGATGGAGATCTTCGAATGA
- a CDS encoding peptidylprolyl isomerase, translating to MTQVKLTTNHGDIVIELNAEKAPITVANFIEYVKAGHYDGTVFHRVIGNFMVQGGGFEPGMKEKKDKRPSIQNEADNGLSNDKYTVAMARTMEPHSASAQFFINVADNAFLNHSGKNVQGWGYAVFGKVTEGQDVVDKIKGVQTTGKAGHQDVPVEDVIVEKAEIVG from the coding sequence ATGACTCAAGTCAAACTGACCACCAACCACGGTGACATCGTCATCGAGCTGAACGCCGAGAAAGCGCCGATCACCGTCGCCAACTTCATCGAATACGTGAAGGCTGGCCACTACGATGGCACCGTTTTCCACCGTGTAATCGGTAACTTCATGGTCCAGGGCGGCGGTTTCGAGCCTGGCATGAAAGAAAAGAAAGACAAGCGTCCAAGCATCCAGAACGAAGCGGACAACGGCCTTTCCAACGACAAATACACCGTCGCCATGGCCCGTACCATGGAGCCGCATTCGGCCTCCGCACAGTTCTTCATCAACGTGGCCGACAACGCCTTCCTGAACCACAGCGGCAAGAACGTTCAGGGTTGGGGTTACGCGGTATTCGGTAAAGTCACCGAAGGCCAGGACGTCGTTGACAAGATCAAAGGCGTGCAGACCACCGGTAAAGCCGGTCACCAGGACGTACCGGTAGAAGACGTTATCGTCGAAAAAGCCGAGATCGTTGGGTGA
- a CDS encoding K+/H+ antiporter subunit F — protein MSALLSNAILVSLFLFSLAMVLTLLRLFKGPSAQDRVLALDYLYILAMLMMLVLGIRYASDTYFEAALLIALFGFVGSFALAKFLLRGEVIE, from the coding sequence ATGAGCGCCCTGCTCTCCAATGCGATCCTGGTCAGCCTGTTCCTGTTCTCCCTGGCCATGGTGCTGACCCTGCTGCGCCTGTTCAAAGGCCCGTCGGCCCAGGACCGGGTTCTGGCGCTGGACTACCTGTACATCCTGGCGATGTTGATGATGCTGGTGCTCGGCATTCGTTACGCGAGTGACACCTACTTTGAAGCAGCGCTGCTGATTGCACTGTTTGGCTTTGTCGGGTCGTTCGCCCTGGCGAAATTCCTGCTGCGTGGCGAGGTGATTGAATGA
- a CDS encoding Na+/H+ antiporter subunit G — protein MMPLWVEVSVAVLLVLSSLFALIGAIGLLRMKDFFQRMHPPALASTLGAWCVALASIIYFSVLKSAPVLHGWLIPILLAITVPVTTLLLARTALFRKRMAGDDVPAEVSSRR, from the coding sequence ATGATGCCGTTATGGGTTGAAGTGAGCGTGGCCGTGCTGCTGGTGCTGAGCAGCCTGTTTGCACTGATCGGCGCGATTGGCTTGTTGCGCATGAAGGACTTCTTCCAGCGCATGCACCCACCGGCGCTGGCTTCGACGTTGGGCGCGTGGTGCGTGGCGTTGGCGTCGATTATCTACTTTTCGGTGCTCAAGTCCGCGCCGGTGCTGCACGGGTGGTTGATTCCGATTTTGTTGGCAATCACGGTGCCGGTGACCACGCTGCTGCTGGCGCGCACCGCACTGTTCCGCAAGCGCATGGCCGGGGACGATGTGCCGGCTGAGGTCAGTAGCCGCCGCTGA
- the cysS gene encoding cysteine--tRNA ligase, with the protein MLTIYNTLSKTKEVFKPLDGNKVRMYVCGMTVYDYCHIGHGRSMVAFDLVTRWLRFSGYDLTYVRNITDIDDKIINRANENGESFDALTERMIAAMHEDEARLNILKPDMEPRATDHIPGMHAMIQTLIDKGYAYAPGNGDVYYRVAKFMGYGKLSRKKIEDLRIGARIEVDEAKQDPLDFVLWKGTKPGEPSWESPWGAGRPGWHIECSVMSTCCLGDTFDIHGGGSDLEFPHHENEIAQSEAATGKTYANAWMHCGMIRINGEKMSKSLNNFFTIRDVLEKYHPEVVRYLLVSSHYRSAINYSEDNLKDAKGALERFYHALKGLPAVAPAGGEAFVARFTEVMNDDFGTPEACAVLFEMVREINRLRETDLDAAAGLAARLKELASVLGVLQMQADDFLQAGAEGRVDAAEVDALIQARLAARANKDWAESDRIRDQLTAMGVVLEDGKGGTTWRLADQA; encoded by the coding sequence GTGCTAACGATCTACAACACACTCAGCAAGACCAAAGAAGTCTTCAAGCCGCTGGATGGCAACAAGGTGCGCATGTATGTGTGCGGCATGACCGTGTACGACTACTGCCACATCGGCCACGGCCGCAGCATGGTTGCCTTCGACCTGGTGACCCGCTGGTTGCGCTTCAGCGGCTATGACTTGACCTATGTGCGCAACATCACCGACATCGACGACAAGATCATCAACCGCGCCAATGAAAACGGCGAGTCGTTCGACGCGCTGACCGAGCGCATGATTGCCGCCATGCACGAGGACGAGGCCCGCCTCAACATCCTCAAGCCGGACATGGAGCCGCGTGCCACGGATCACATCCCTGGCATGCACGCGATGATCCAGACCCTGATCGACAAGGGTTACGCCTACGCCCCCGGCAATGGCGACGTGTACTACCGCGTCGCCAAGTTCATGGGCTACGGCAAGCTGTCGCGCAAGAAAATCGAAGACCTGCGCATCGGCGCGCGCATCGAAGTCGACGAAGCCAAGCAAGACCCGCTCGACTTCGTGCTGTGGAAAGGCACCAAGCCCGGCGAGCCGAGCTGGGAGTCGCCGTGGGGCGCGGGCCGTCCGGGCTGGCATATCGAATGCTCGGTGATGTCCACCTGCTGCCTGGGTGACACCTTCGACATTCATGGCGGCGGCAGCGACCTCGAGTTCCCGCACCACGAGAACGAAATCGCCCAGAGCGAAGCCGCCACCGGCAAGACCTACGCCAATGCCTGGATGCACTGCGGCATGATCCGCATCAATGGCGAGAAGATGTCCAAGTCCTTGAACAACTTCTTCACCATCCGCGACGTGCTGGAAAAGTACCATCCGGAAGTGGTGCGTTACCTGCTGGTATCGAGCCACTACCGCAGCGCCATCAACTACTCGGAAGACAACCTCAAGGACGCCAAGGGCGCCCTGGAGCGTTTCTACCACGCGTTGAAAGGCCTGCCGGCCGTGGCGCCTGCCGGCGGTGAAGCATTCGTTGCACGCTTTACCGAAGTGATGAACGACGACTTCGGCACGCCGGAAGCCTGCGCGGTGCTGTTCGAAATGGTGCGTGAGATCAACCGCCTGCGCGAGACTGATCTCGACGCAGCGGCCGGGCTTGCGGCGCGCTTGAAAGAGCTGGCCAGCGTTCTCGGTGTGCTGCAGATGCAAGCCGATGACTTCCTGCAAGCCGGCGCCGAAGGGCGCGTGGATGCGGCTGAAGTGGATGCGCTGATTCAGGCGCGTCTGGCGGCTCGGGCTAACAAAGACTGGGCGGAGTCCGACCGTATCCGTGACCAACTGACCGCGATGGGTGTGGTGTTGGAAGACGGCAAGGGTGGGACGACGTGGCGGTTGGCTGATCAGGCTTGA